From one Luteolibacter sp. SL250 genomic stretch:
- a CDS encoding transglutaminase-like domain-containing protein, producing the protein MTEHIVIAAVMAVVVEAAHWLRLRWNFDDTAYIRAWQLTQISAACLALYVWLEGDRLSALQRLMSWLPALFLPVQLAQIYGLKDSMPLSTFSFFARQRQLRNQRLGLRDTSTRLNFGNVFFVSCLVASTLGTFAESVWFLPGLLFLVGWAILAVLRTRWAPLVLALAFAGGFAVVGQTSLKIANDKLLRYYRGGHDGPRNPNVTDTAIGSLGEIKQSRDIQWRLRVNGKGAPPTHLKTIVFNKYRNAEWINQRAEGRDKDFDWLAIDEVTEGSNQFIISPSETDPPVAEKLPSFRLRGRVEEESQLPLPGTAAIIHDFKLETIDHNSMGTVRINPSNAIIDGTVFWKHRSTIEVPPERQDLVLPKLEESTILRIAAEIGLLGEPTLKGKLDLISGWFAREFKYTRYLTTPVPGEFSFRRKKTDNMSRSNAIAFFLTTHREGHCEYFATAASMLLRAAETPTRYAVGFSVREVDPRRGEFIIRGTHAHAWCRVWDEEQLQWIDFDPTPGNWLAMEGIRPDWKQPFKDWLLRMREDFALWRTDAENRTGLAIGMMVFGVVVLIFVGRRLWRSKHMVGTTVAGRPLFTITRTPLHDLEPLARRILGPRPQGLPFSQWLAGLRDKLRDADQLDEAILLHQRLRYDPEPPGSSPEERLRELVDDIRFRLKEVMEERRS; encoded by the coding sequence ATGACGGAGCACATCGTCATCGCGGCGGTGATGGCCGTGGTTGTGGAGGCAGCCCACTGGCTGCGTCTGCGGTGGAACTTCGATGACACGGCGTACATCCGCGCCTGGCAACTCACCCAGATTTCCGCCGCCTGCCTGGCCTTGTATGTGTGGCTGGAAGGCGACCGCCTCAGCGCCCTGCAACGTCTGATGTCCTGGCTGCCCGCGCTATTCCTGCCGGTGCAGCTCGCCCAGATCTACGGCCTGAAGGACTCCATGCCGCTCAGCACCTTTTCCTTCTTCGCCCGCCAGCGGCAGTTGAGGAACCAGCGGCTGGGACTGCGGGACACCTCGACACGCCTCAATTTCGGCAATGTGTTCTTCGTGTCCTGCCTGGTGGCCTCCACGCTCGGCACCTTCGCTGAAAGCGTCTGGTTCCTTCCCGGGCTGCTGTTTCTCGTCGGCTGGGCCATCCTCGCCGTCCTGAGGACCAGATGGGCGCCCCTGGTGCTGGCTCTGGCATTCGCCGGAGGCTTCGCCGTCGTCGGACAGACCTCACTGAAGATCGCCAATGACAAGCTCCTCCGCTACTACCGGGGTGGCCATGACGGTCCGCGCAACCCGAACGTGACGGACACCGCCATCGGCTCGCTGGGGGAGATCAAGCAAAGCCGGGACATCCAATGGCGGCTGCGGGTGAATGGCAAGGGAGCGCCTCCCACCCACCTGAAGACCATCGTCTTCAACAAGTACCGCAACGCGGAGTGGATCAACCAACGGGCGGAGGGCCGCGACAAGGATTTCGACTGGCTGGCCATCGACGAAGTCACCGAAGGCTCAAACCAGTTCATCATCTCCCCCAGTGAGACGGACCCGCCGGTGGCGGAGAAGCTTCCCTCCTTCCGCCTCCGCGGCCGCGTGGAGGAGGAAAGCCAGCTCCCCCTGCCGGGGACCGCCGCCATCATCCACGACTTCAAGCTGGAGACCATCGACCACAATTCGATGGGGACGGTCCGCATCAACCCGTCGAACGCCATCATCGACGGCACCGTCTTCTGGAAACACCGCTCCACCATCGAGGTTCCTCCGGAGAGGCAGGACCTGGTCCTGCCAAAGCTTGAGGAAAGCACGATCCTCCGGATCGCGGCGGAGATCGGCCTGCTTGGTGAACCCACGCTGAAAGGCAAACTCGACCTGATCTCCGGCTGGTTCGCGCGGGAGTTCAAATACACGCGCTACTTGACGACTCCGGTGCCGGGTGAATTCTCATTCCGCAGGAAGAAAACGGACAACATGAGCCGGAGCAACGCGATCGCGTTCTTCCTCACCACCCACCGCGAGGGTCATTGCGAATACTTCGCCACCGCCGCCTCCATGCTCCTGCGCGCGGCCGAAACACCCACCCGCTATGCCGTCGGCTTCTCGGTGAGGGAGGTGGATCCCCGGCGGGGTGAATTCATCATCCGCGGCACCCACGCCCATGCCTGGTGCCGGGTGTGGGATGAGGAGCAGTTACAGTGGATCGACTTCGACCCCACTCCCGGCAACTGGCTGGCCATGGAGGGTATCCGCCCGGACTGGAAACAGCCGTTCAAGGACTGGCTGCTGCGCATGCGGGAGGACTTCGCACTGTGGCGGACGGATGCGGAGAACCGGACCGGTCTCGCCATCGGTATGATGGTCTTCGGCGTCGTGGTCCTCATCTTCGTCGGCAGGAGATTGTGGAGATCGAAGCACATGGTGGGCACCACCGTTGCCGGACGTCCCTTGTTCACCATCACCCGCACTCCGTTGCACGATTTGGAACCGCTGGCCCGGAGGATTCTCGGCCCCCGCCCGCAGGGCCTCCCATTTTCCCAATGGCTGGCAGGTCTGCGCGACAAACTTCGGGATGCGGACCAACTGGATGAAGCCATCCTGCTCCACCAGCGTCTGCGTTATGATCCGGAGCCGCCCGGTTCCTCTCCGGAGGAGCGCTTGAGAGAGCTGGTGGATGACATCAGATTCCGTCTGAAGGAGGTCATGGAGGAGAGAAGGTCGTGA
- a CDS encoding DUF3592 domain-containing protein, producing the protein MAQLAPWRIKMVRCIISVLAMGVGGLLAWAGWFHQMEDHRKIAAWTKVPCTILRWDMEVSETVWGPNPVRYCQYRYEYRGKTYTGHNYDEATDWPVDLRDFEKEGAAARQGPAFCYVDPERPTEASFRGPRMWFPWSLAGGGLLLCAAGFIFFILTFIPRRPLPPEVADLRIRRRALCLIGLGLMTAAIIVAGKQDLWAAVEGQLMRSKLVPIPAKIEATGLSEARGTGKNRNITYNMMSVVYSYEHGGRTWHADRWHHHEVHRIGGSKEDAKETLSQYPRGKEVTAWVHPQRPWIGTLDKGLSWSLAWAVMPLTLFFGGLHAFRAGWKLKR; encoded by the coding sequence ATGGCCCAACTGGCACCATGGAGGATCAAGATGGTCCGCTGCATCATCTCCGTGCTGGCCATGGGAGTCGGCGGGCTGCTGGCATGGGCGGGCTGGTTCCACCAGATGGAGGACCACCGGAAGATCGCGGCGTGGACGAAGGTCCCCTGCACCATCCTCCGCTGGGACATGGAAGTCAGCGAAACCGTGTGGGGACCGAACCCGGTCCGCTACTGCCAGTACCGCTACGAATACAGAGGAAAGACCTACACCGGGCACAACTATGACGAAGCCACCGACTGGCCGGTGGACCTGCGGGATTTCGAGAAAGAGGGAGCCGCCGCCCGCCAGGGTCCGGCATTCTGCTACGTGGATCCGGAAAGACCCACCGAAGCCAGCTTCCGGGGACCACGGATGTGGTTTCCATGGTCACTCGCGGGCGGCGGCTTGCTCCTCTGTGCCGCTGGTTTCATCTTTTTCATCCTCACCTTCATCCCGCGACGGCCGTTGCCACCGGAAGTTGCCGACCTGCGGATACGCCGCCGGGCGCTGTGTTTGATCGGTCTCGGACTCATGACGGCCGCCATCATCGTCGCCGGGAAACAGGACCTATGGGCAGCGGTCGAAGGCCAGTTGATGAGGTCGAAGTTGGTTCCGATCCCTGCGAAGATCGAAGCCACCGGTCTCTCCGAAGCACGCGGCACGGGAAAGAACCGGAACATCACCTACAACATGATGAGCGTGGTGTATTCCTACGAGCATGGCGGCAGGACGTGGCATGCCGACCGCTGGCATCACCATGAGGTCCACAGGATCGGCGGCAGCAAGGAGGATGCGAAGGAAACGCTTTCCCAATATCCACGCGGGAAGGAGGTCACCGCGTGGGTCCATCCGCAGCGTCCTTGGATTGGCACTCTCGACAAAGGCCTGTCATGGTCCCTGGCTTGGGCGGTGATGCCACTCACCCTGTTCTTCGGCGGGTTGCACGCGTTCCGGGCGGGCTGGAAGCTGAAGCGTTGA
- a CDS encoding GntR family transcriptional regulator — protein sequence MSEPLPEKVYHAIRDRIASGDLQPGERLEFKKMSAELGVSTTPLREAMNKLAMEGLVELHPRLGAVVKRMEPQEAVELFGVREAVEGYAAERAAMLMSGEQVVELGDILAAMKRLIETFKSGKARQLSEAGEKKFLDLDRAFHLHIIDATGNRRLTKLLSETQILERVFRPHRIAHDLAVIEDAWSAHSAIHQAIRNRDPEAARAAMTAHIRRSLEATLSADRKARTSTWLS from the coding sequence ATGTCTGAACCGCTCCCGGAAAAAGTTTATCACGCCATCCGCGACCGCATCGCCAGCGGGGATCTCCAGCCGGGAGAACGGCTGGAGTTCAAGAAGATGAGCGCGGAGCTGGGTGTGAGCACCACGCCGCTGCGGGAGGCGATGAACAAGCTGGCCATGGAGGGTCTGGTGGAACTGCATCCCCGGCTGGGTGCGGTGGTGAAGCGGATGGAGCCGCAGGAAGCGGTGGAGCTGTTCGGCGTGCGGGAGGCCGTGGAGGGCTACGCCGCGGAGCGGGCGGCCATGCTCATGAGCGGTGAACAGGTCGTTGAGCTGGGGGATATCCTCGCCGCGATGAAGCGCCTCATTGAAACCTTCAAATCCGGCAAGGCCCGCCAGCTTTCCGAGGCCGGGGAAAAGAAGTTCCTCGATCTCGACCGGGCATTCCACCTCCACATCATCGACGCAACGGGAAACCGCCGGCTCACCAAGCTCCTGTCGGAGACGCAGATTCTGGAGCGGGTCTTCCGCCCCCACCGCATCGCCCATGACCTTGCGGTGATCGAGGACGCGTGGTCCGCCCACAGCGCGATCCACCAGGCGATCCGGAACCGCGATCCGGAAGCGGCACGTGCGGCGATGACCGCCCACATCCGCCGCAGCCTGGAGGCGACCCTCAGCGCGGACCGCAAGGCCCGCACCAGCACCTGGCTCTCCTGA
- a CDS encoding ferritin-like domain-containing protein has protein sequence MNYQKWVRHFENNGRHRPEPDWQAPLEVTGGTLEKLTRSIQQFQLGDGGGPAYLIAWNRERYLSDPAIKRVVDLWFKEEREHSRLLGDMLKRLGGEEIQEHWSFSLFCAVRKFLGVRFELQALLGTEIVSNVYYKMLRKHGEDAALRGMCDLIIRDETGHIAFHRARLAAEAAGARPYGLLWAGMFRLRALVAGTVLWVNHRGAVVGLGGTDAEFYRTIWRDAGTFIRQVRKETAWSRNIRRMRRRISARIGGLCG, from the coding sequence ATGAACTATCAGAAATGGGTCAGGCATTTTGAAAACAACGGAAGACACCGGCCGGAGCCGGACTGGCAGGCACCACTTGAGGTCACCGGTGGCACCTTGGAAAAACTCACGCGTTCCATCCAGCAGTTCCAACTGGGGGATGGTGGCGGACCCGCCTACCTCATCGCCTGGAACCGTGAGCGCTACCTTTCGGACCCGGCGATAAAGCGGGTGGTCGATCTCTGGTTCAAGGAGGAGAGGGAGCACTCGCGGCTGCTGGGTGACATGCTGAAGCGCCTGGGTGGTGAGGAGATCCAGGAACACTGGAGTTTTTCGCTGTTCTGTGCGGTGAGGAAATTCCTCGGTGTTCGCTTCGAACTACAGGCGCTGCTCGGCACGGAAATCGTCAGCAACGTATATTACAAGATGCTCCGCAAACACGGGGAGGACGCTGCCTTGCGCGGCATGTGCGATCTCATCATCCGGGATGAAACCGGCCACATCGCCTTCCACCGGGCACGTCTGGCGGCTGAGGCTGCGGGAGCGCGGCCATATGGCCTGTTGTGGGCGGGGATGTTCCGGCTGCGCGCGCTGGTGGCCGGGACCGTGCTGTGGGTGAATCACCGCGGCGCGGTGGTCGGGCTGGGCGGGACGGATGCGGAGTTCTACCGGACCATCTGGCGGGATGCGGGAACCTTCATCAGGCAGGTGAGGAAAGAAACCGCCTGGTCACGGAACATCCGGCGCATGAGGCGGAGGATCTCTGCGAGGATCGGCGGACTCTGCGGCTGA
- a CDS encoding zinc ribbon domain-containing protein YjdM, whose product MSETSCPLCGMEDLIGDAGKRECLTCGHEWQAEVAEEAVVDRVVKDAFGNVLADGDVVAMIKDLKLKGSTVTLKVGMKSKPIRLVEGDHEISCKMEGLSIGLKACFVKKVQA is encoded by the coding sequence ATGAGTGAGACGAGCTGCCCGTTGTGCGGGATGGAGGATTTGATCGGGGATGCGGGAAAGCGCGAGTGTCTCACCTGCGGTCATGAATGGCAGGCGGAGGTCGCGGAGGAAGCGGTGGTGGACCGGGTGGTTAAGGACGCCTTCGGCAACGTGCTGGCGGACGGCGACGTGGTGGCGATGATCAAGGACCTCAAGCTGAAAGGCAGCACCGTGACCCTCAAGGTGGGCATGAAATCAAAGCCGATCCGTCTGGTGGAGGGAGATCATGAGATCTCCTGCAAGATGGAAGGGCTGTCCATCGGGCTGAAAGCGTGCTTCGTGAAGAAGGTGCAGGCCTGA
- a CDS encoding dihydrodipicolinate synthase family protein: MTAPADVMGEPLHGIIPPLVTPLSGHDELDAEGLDRLVEHVIRGDVSTLFVLGTTGEGPGLSHRLRKEMVSETCRAVAGRLPVLVCISDTVFEESVELAEHAAACGADAVVASTPYYFRAGQPELVDYFTLLSQEAPLPLYLYNMPAMTKLVIQPETVARLMEIPSIVGIKDSSGELDYFACLIELGRSRRDWSVVMGPEELTSQAVRMGAHGGVNGGANLFPALHVANHRAAAAGDVVEAERLDRVVKEVAAALYTVGSHPSSMLKGLKCALSLRGICGDMMAHPFESFHARERALLGERLEALIEEHQLS; encoded by the coding sequence ATGACTGCGCCAGCCGATGTGATGGGGGAGCCGCTGCACGGCATCATACCACCACTGGTCACCCCGCTGTCCGGACACGACGAGCTGGACGCGGAGGGGCTTGACCGATTGGTGGAGCACGTGATCCGGGGGGACGTCAGCACACTGTTCGTCCTGGGGACAACGGGGGAAGGGCCGGGCCTGAGCCACCGGCTGCGGAAAGAGATGGTGTCGGAAACCTGCCGGGCGGTGGCTGGACGTCTGCCGGTCCTGGTGTGCATCTCCGACACCGTATTCGAGGAAAGCGTGGAACTGGCGGAACATGCCGCGGCCTGCGGGGCGGACGCGGTGGTGGCCTCCACTCCATACTATTTCCGCGCTGGGCAGCCCGAGCTGGTGGACTACTTCACCTTGCTCTCGCAGGAAGCGCCGCTTCCCCTGTATCTCTACAACATGCCGGCGATGACGAAGCTGGTCATCCAGCCGGAAACCGTGGCGCGGCTGATGGAGATCCCGTCCATCGTGGGAATCAAGGATAGCTCGGGGGAACTGGATTATTTCGCATGTTTGATCGAGCTGGGACGGAGCCGCCGCGACTGGAGCGTGGTGATGGGGCCGGAGGAGCTGACTTCGCAGGCGGTCAGGATGGGTGCCCACGGCGGAGTGAACGGAGGCGCGAATCTCTTCCCCGCGCTCCATGTGGCGAACCATCGGGCCGCCGCGGCGGGTGATGTGGTGGAAGCGGAACGGCTGGACCGCGTGGTGAAGGAGGTGGCGGCCGCACTCTACACGGTGGGCAGCCATCCCAGCTCGATGTTGAAAGGTCTGAAATGCGCGCTGAGCCTGCGGGGCATCTGCGGCGACATGATGGCCCATCCTTTCGAAAGCTTCCACGCACGGGAACGGGCGCTGCTCGGGGAACGCCTGGAGGCGCTCATCGAGGAACACCAACTGTCATGA
- a CDS encoding endonuclease/exonuclease/phosphatase family protein, which translates to MPVKPILTVLLLLSAIAHASEPLRVLCFNLRYINKGDTGDRTWTARRDQAAEVILKDKPDLIGIQEGLRPMLDDIAERVPGYVEIGGGREDGLAKGEYTALLVRADRFTIQQSGTFWLSDTPEAIASTTWGNQVVRICTWAKLYDRTTKRAFHFFNTHLDHQTPLARQKGTELIVSRMAACGADGPFILTGDLNARPEDPLHGLLTTGPCGLVDVWAALHPGATPEESVTAHSFIGKPDGSRIDYIYASKAFTPVDSEVLRTNINGVYPSDHYPVRATLAFPTDQPVVAPAE; encoded by the coding sequence ATGCCGGTCAAACCCATCCTCACCGTCCTGCTCCTGCTTTCAGCCATCGCCCACGCATCCGAACCGCTGCGGGTGCTGTGCTTCAACCTCCGCTACATCAATAAAGGCGATACCGGCGACCGCACCTGGACCGCACGCAGGGACCAGGCGGCGGAAGTGATCCTGAAGGACAAGCCCGATCTCATCGGCATCCAGGAAGGACTGCGGCCCATGCTGGATGACATCGCGGAAAGGGTGCCCGGCTACGTCGAGATCGGCGGCGGGCGTGAGGATGGACTGGCGAAGGGGGAATACACCGCGCTGCTGGTGAGGGCGGACCGTTTCACCATCCAGCAGTCCGGGACCTTCTGGCTGTCGGACACACCGGAAGCCATCGCCTCCACCACCTGGGGGAACCAGGTGGTGCGGATCTGCACATGGGCGAAGCTCTATGACCGCACCACCAAGCGGGCGTTCCATTTCTTCAACACGCACCTGGACCACCAGACTCCCCTCGCCCGGCAGAAGGGCACGGAGCTGATCGTCTCCCGCATGGCAGCGTGCGGGGCGGACGGCCCGTTCATCCTGACCGGGGATCTCAACGCCCGTCCGGAAGATCCCCTGCACGGACTCCTCACCACCGGCCCTTGTGGCCTGGTGGATGTGTGGGCCGCGCTGCACCCGGGCGCGACACCGGAGGAATCCGTGACCGCACACTCCTTCATCGGAAAACCGGATGGATCACGCATCGACTACATCTATGCCTCGAAGGCATTCACGCCGGTCGATTCGGAGGTGCTGAGGACGAACATCAACGGCGTCTATCCGTCGGATCACTATCCGGTCCGGGCGACGCTGGCATTTCCGACGGATCAGCCGGTGGTCGCGCCGGCGGAGTGA
- a CDS encoding DUF58 domain-containing protein, with the protein MNPPATTTASRPGLFTRFTHAWYSQGAAIGYFFSRRFRPAGAGLVIVVVLTAGLGFGHRKDPVYQIFSLAVGMGVIALPWAFIRRARIQAKRELPLYATAGETIRYTVRVTNTGSWHLRRAWLTETPPDPRPGLMEFSLRREPGEEDRNAFDRKFAFYRWRWLIDGRRAFDGGDSTEMLDLEPGKTTRVEASITPVRRGVIRLNDLRILLPDPFGLVQNCRKVATPPSTLTVLPKRHPLPTFEMPGGSRFQAGDENATNAIGNTGEFVGLRDYRPGDPLRQIHWKSWARTGRPIVKELEDTFYPRYGLVLDTFLTGANEEFFEDAVSVAASFVALIDRGDSLLDLMFIKDQAHVVTAGRGLARMEKLLEVLAGVEGEHDTQFSQLSRLILRHREDLTSCVVVLAGWDEERAAFLTSLARGGMACVPIIIGDGVKPPGTPGYWLRSGFIGPDLLKLPRKLDAYH; encoded by the coding sequence ATGAATCCGCCGGCCACCACCACCGCCTCCCGGCCCGGGTTGTTCACGCGCTTCACCCACGCGTGGTATTCGCAGGGCGCGGCCATCGGGTATTTCTTTTCCCGCCGGTTCCGGCCGGCCGGTGCGGGACTCGTCATCGTGGTGGTTCTGACGGCCGGGCTGGGTTTCGGCCACCGGAAGGATCCCGTCTATCAGATCTTCTCGCTGGCGGTGGGCATGGGCGTCATCGCGCTGCCATGGGCGTTCATCCGCCGGGCGAGGATCCAGGCAAAGCGGGAGCTGCCGCTCTACGCCACCGCCGGTGAAACCATCCGCTACACCGTGCGGGTGACGAACACCGGTTCATGGCACCTGCGGCGTGCCTGGTTGACGGAAACCCCTCCGGATCCCCGGCCCGGATTGATGGAGTTCTCCCTCCGCCGCGAGCCGGGGGAAGAGGACCGGAACGCGTTCGACCGGAAGTTCGCCTTCTACCGCTGGCGCTGGCTGATCGATGGCCGCAGGGCCTTTGACGGAGGGGACTCCACGGAAATGCTGGATCTCGAGCCCGGCAAGACGACCCGGGTGGAGGCCTCCATCACCCCGGTCCGGCGCGGCGTGATCCGGCTGAACGACCTGCGCATCCTGCTGCCGGACCCCTTCGGCCTGGTCCAGAACTGCAGGAAGGTGGCGACGCCGCCCAGCACCCTGACGGTGCTTCCGAAGCGGCATCCGTTGCCGACCTTCGAGATGCCCGGTGGGTCCCGATTCCAGGCCGGGGATGAGAACGCCACCAACGCCATCGGCAACACCGGTGAGTTCGTCGGTCTGCGCGACTACCGCCCGGGTGATCCCCTTCGGCAGATCCACTGGAAAAGCTGGGCACGCACCGGCCGCCCGATCGTCAAGGAACTGGAGGACACGTTCTACCCGCGCTACGGGCTGGTGCTGGACACCTTCCTCACCGGAGCCAACGAGGAGTTCTTTGAGGATGCGGTGTCCGTGGCCGCGTCCTTCGTCGCCCTGATCGACCGTGGGGATTCCCTGCTGGATCTGATGTTCATCAAGGACCAGGCACACGTCGTCACCGCCGGCAGGGGGCTGGCCCGCATGGAAAAGCTGCTGGAAGTCCTGGCCGGAGTTGAGGGTGAACATGACACCCAGTTCAGCCAACTGAGCCGCCTGATCCTCCGCCACCGTGAGGATCTCACCTCATGCGTCGTGGTACTGGCGGGCTGGGACGAGGAACGCGCCGCCTTCCTCACCTCCCTGGCCCGCGGCGGCATGGCTTGCGTGCCGATCATCATCGGTGATGGTGTGAAACCACCCGGCACGCCCGGCTACTGGTTGCGCAGCGGCTTCATCGGCCCGGACCTGCTGAAGCTGCCGCGGAAACTCGACGCCTACCACTGA
- a CDS encoding sigma-70 family RNA polymerase sigma factor, which produces MMADDSHNLLLRFSRHRSDEAIRTLVQRHSPLVFATALRRLNGDHSAAQDVTQEVFTLLARKAATLQGVFVSGWLHRQACRRAANHVRTEQRRRQREKIAGEAMDTTTGTGDSPFLFRELDEALLKLPAPEHDAVILRFFEGKDYRQLGLRLGITEEAARKRVKRSLDRLGGILGKRGQALTGGALEVKLLGMESPPIPEALVRSLSANAAKTGTGSSTAVAFLKPVLTGSLLASLAAGGTLSMQLLRQEPEKTPAASPTTARERRERTDTYTTLPAGSPLEAIISEIKRLKSGPAHTLTRLQLDTLLERISIEQIPDFMALAEERLNPSEQAAAYEPLLKRWAAKDPNAALTHVLQSGIAARRDGAIWGNTLLGNLLTSWLERSRDAPAAWLIANQDHPFLRPGGEGEKLVGDISKGYYLHGNHAAVFHLIDALHFREAKMNAFQSIAGEGSMWVMNGKGKAERWMKFHRALEHYGDPALKEEFSIRFWQNLASMEFPDLQEAMKDMNPRERFQASLGVLSSVAYPKNTYDESGNLKDRSFKKVIDREQREVAAIEAGAAAGYTHQQTLPLAGDALSRVLNDTEFGNWISKHPELDLDDSILRRIRSELAANGGRIDDPKEAISLRWAAMIRDPELRLSTARAAFIRLLAVKPELASKNLALLPEELSADLNPMMPTTP; this is translated from the coding sequence ATGATGGCGGATGATTCCCACAACCTGTTGCTCCGTTTCTCCCGCCACCGCTCCGACGAGGCGATCCGAACGCTGGTCCAGCGCCACTCGCCGCTGGTCTTCGCCACGGCGCTCCGGCGTCTGAACGGAGACCACAGCGCGGCTCAGGATGTCACCCAGGAGGTTTTCACCCTGCTGGCGCGGAAGGCAGCCACGCTGCAGGGCGTGTTTGTCTCAGGCTGGCTCCACCGGCAGGCATGCCGCCGCGCCGCCAACCACGTGCGCACGGAACAACGCAGGAGGCAGCGGGAGAAGATCGCGGGGGAGGCCATGGACACCACCACCGGCACAGGCGACTCCCCTTTCCTTTTCCGGGAACTGGATGAGGCGCTGCTGAAACTACCCGCCCCGGAGCACGACGCGGTCATCCTGCGGTTCTTCGAAGGAAAGGACTACCGCCAACTGGGGCTGCGGCTGGGCATCACCGAGGAAGCCGCCCGCAAGCGGGTGAAGCGTTCGCTCGATCGGCTGGGTGGCATTTTGGGGAAACGCGGACAGGCCCTCACCGGAGGGGCGCTGGAGGTGAAGCTGCTCGGGATGGAGTCCCCGCCGATTCCGGAAGCTCTTGTCAGGAGCCTCTCCGCGAATGCGGCGAAGACCGGGACGGGAAGCTCCACCGCCGTTGCTTTCCTCAAGCCCGTTCTCACCGGATCCCTGCTGGCCTCCCTGGCCGCCGGCGGCACCTTGTCGATGCAACTGCTGCGGCAGGAGCCGGAGAAAACGCCTGCCGCATCCCCCACCACGGCCCGCGAACGCCGGGAAAGGACGGATACTTACACCACCCTGCCCGCAGGCTCTCCGCTGGAGGCCATCATCAGCGAGATCAAGCGCCTGAAATCCGGTCCCGCCCACACGCTGACACGCCTTCAACTGGATACACTGCTGGAGAGGATCAGCATCGAACAGATCCCGGATTTCATGGCTCTCGCGGAGGAACGCCTCAACCCATCCGAACAGGCGGCCGCCTATGAACCGCTGCTGAAGCGGTGGGCCGCGAAAGATCCCAATGCCGCCCTCACCCATGTGCTCCAGTCCGGCATCGCGGCACGAAGGGACGGAGCGATCTGGGGAAACACCCTGCTGGGCAACTTGCTCACCTCCTGGCTGGAACGCAGCAGGGACGCGCCAGCCGCATGGCTCATCGCCAACCAGGATCATCCGTTCCTGAGGCCGGGAGGAGAAGGAGAGAAGCTCGTGGGCGACATCTCGAAGGGCTATTACCTGCACGGGAACCACGCCGCCGTTTTCCACCTCATCGATGCGCTGCATTTCCGCGAAGCGAAGATGAACGCCTTCCAGAGCATTGCCGGAGAGGGTTCGATGTGGGTGATGAACGGCAAAGGGAAAGCGGAACGGTGGATGAAGTTCCACCGGGCGCTCGAACACTACGGCGATCCCGCGTTGAAAGAAGAGTTCTCAATCCGCTTCTGGCAGAATCTCGCCAGCATGGAATTTCCCGACCTGCAGGAGGCGATGAAAGACATGAACCCCAGAGAGAGATTCCAGGCTTCGCTCGGTGTGCTTTCCTCGGTTGCGTATCCGAAAAACACCTATGATGAATCAGGAAACCTGAAGGATCGATCCTTCAAGAAAGTCATTGACCGTGAACAACGGGAGGTCGCTGCCATTGAGGCGGGCGCGGCGGCGGGATACACCCACCAACAAACGCTCCCGCTGGCCGGAGACGCACTCAGCCGTGTCCTCAATGACACGGAATTTGGAAATTGGATCTCGAAACACCCGGAACTGGACCTGGATGACTCCATCTTGCGGCGCATCCGCTCCGAGCTCGCTGCGAACGGAGGACGCATCGACGATCCGAAGGAAGCGATCAGCCTCCGCTGGGCCGCCATGATCCGGGATCCGGAGCTCCGCCTGAGCACGGCCCGCGCGGCATTCATCAGGCTCCTGGCGGTGAAGCCGGAACTGGCATCGAAGAACCTGGCATTGTTGCCGGAGGAGCTTTCAGCGGACCTCAACCCCATGATGCCAACCACACCATGA